The following proteins are co-located in the Candidatus Dormiibacterota bacterium genome:
- a CDS encoding helicase-related protein translates to MSKASSRSPHRSRSIATRTTRTRKSSGLPPPTPSEAAFERALAELASSPHADTDLRAFVDDAFARREEFLKDPYASIGDASSFHSKIVGVSFEGRQDTIAGLHEGAELELVREPAHEKDPNAIAVFYGGLRLGYVRAGIAKHLAPPIDAGARYRARVENLTGGGQRHRGVNIFIVRDAYATVAQRAHEVETLRAAWGGEADAVRGALIGASQPHEYQRKVLEHVERGKSTLALFGTGRGKSFCFQYPAVLRALAGEGKTLAIYPLRALANDQYEALLRRLEQFGLRILRANGSIGPQERDDLFAALREGTWDLVLATPEFLSFHRDAFADRSSPTFVVVDEAHHLYESRHRAAYAALGATIASLGRPQVLALTATAGEQAFARIVEQLRIEEWVIDPTVRENLHLVDARGRRDKLAYLREVVDDGKTIVYCNSRSEAGKVAERLRAALSGRGEVMFYHAGMPSAQRRDVEKYFREGALHVVVATSAFGEGIDLPDVRHVVLYHLNFSFTEFNQQAGRAGRDGAPAQVHLLFGESDRRINEFIIDRGAPTLTVLRHIYSGMKDIARGGVLRGSFADLARTLDLEKADDRTIAAAVRIFEDEGLAEVAEDDDGRYVRFPAVSAKVDMTRNERFAEGEAERESFSRFAEFVLSARIEDLERLVNRPIYPNVLPRR, encoded by the coding sequence ATCTCGAAGGCTTCGAGCCGGAGTCCGCACCGGTCGAGATCGATCGCCACGAGAACGACGAGAACAAGGAAGAGTAGCGGCCTTCCGCCGCCGACGCCGTCGGAGGCTGCCTTCGAGCGCGCGCTCGCGGAGCTCGCGAGCAGCCCTCACGCCGATACCGACCTTCGCGCGTTCGTCGACGACGCATTTGCGCGGCGCGAGGAGTTTCTCAAGGATCCGTACGCGAGCATCGGCGATGCGTCGTCGTTTCATTCGAAGATCGTCGGCGTCTCGTTCGAGGGCCGGCAGGACACGATTGCGGGTCTGCATGAGGGCGCGGAGCTCGAGCTCGTTCGCGAGCCGGCGCACGAAAAGGACCCCAATGCGATCGCCGTCTTTTACGGCGGTCTGCGCCTTGGCTACGTGCGCGCGGGCATCGCCAAACATCTCGCGCCGCCGATCGACGCCGGCGCGCGGTATCGCGCCCGCGTCGAAAACCTCACCGGCGGCGGTCAGAGGCATCGCGGCGTGAACATCTTCATCGTGCGCGACGCGTACGCCACCGTCGCGCAGCGCGCGCACGAGGTGGAGACGTTGCGCGCGGCGTGGGGCGGCGAGGCCGATGCCGTACGCGGCGCGCTCATCGGCGCGTCGCAGCCGCACGAGTATCAACGCAAGGTGCTCGAGCACGTCGAGCGCGGTAAGAGTACGCTCGCGCTCTTCGGAACGGGGCGCGGGAAGTCGTTCTGCTTTCAATATCCCGCCGTGCTGCGCGCGCTGGCCGGAGAAGGCAAGACGCTCGCGATCTATCCGCTGCGCGCGCTCGCGAACGACCAGTACGAAGCGCTGTTGCGGCGCCTCGAGCAGTTCGGGCTGCGCATTCTGCGCGCGAACGGGTCGATCGGGCCGCAGGAGCGCGACGATCTCTTCGCCGCGCTGCGCGAGGGCACGTGGGATCTCGTGCTCGCGACGCCCGAGTTTCTCTCGTTCCACCGCGATGCGTTTGCGGATCGGAGCAGCCCGACGTTCGTCGTCGTGGACGAAGCGCACCACCTCTACGAGTCGCGCCATCGCGCGGCGTACGCCGCGCTCGGAGCGACGATTGCGTCGCTCGGGCGCCCGCAGGTCTTGGCGCTCACCGCAACGGCAGGCGAGCAAGCCTTCGCGCGGATCGTCGAGCAGCTACGCATCGAGGAATGGGTCATCGACCCGACGGTGCGCGAGAACCTGCACCTCGTCGACGCACGCGGCCGGCGCGACAAGCTTGCGTATCTGCGGGAGGTCGTCGACGACGGGAAGACCATCGTCTACTGCAACTCGCGCAGCGAAGCCGGAAAGGTGGCCGAGCGGCTGCGCGCCGCGCTTTCGGGGCGCGGGGAAGTGATGTTTTACCATGCGGGGATGCCGAGCGCGCAGCGGCGCGACGTGGAAAAATACTTTCGCGAAGGCGCGCTGCACGTCGTGGTAGCGACCTCCGCCTTCGGTGAAGGCATCGATCTACCGGACGTACGCCACGTCGTGCTTTATCATCTGAACTTCAGCTTCACCGAGTTCAATCAGCAGGCCGGGCGCGCCGGGCGCGACGGAGCGCCGGCGCAGGTACATCTGCTCTTCGGCGAGAGCGATCGCCGCATCAACGAGTTCATCATCGATCGCGGTGCGCCGACGCTGACAGTCTTGCGGCACATCTACTCCGGCATGAAGGATATCGCGCGCGGTGGCGTGCTGCGCGGAAGCTTCGCGGACCTCGCGCGAACGCTTGATCTCGAAAAGGCCGACGATAGAACGATCGCTGCGGCCGTGCGCATCTTCGAGGACGAAGGCCTCGCCGAGGTCGCCGAAGACGACGACGGGCGCTACGTTCGCTTTCCGGCGGTCTCAGCGAAGGTCGACATGACGCGCAACGAACGGTTCGCCGAAGGGGAAGCCGAACGCGAGAGCTTCAGCCGCTTCGCCGAGTTCGTGCTCTCCGCGCGCATCGAAGACCTCGAGCGCCTCGTGAACCGCCCCATCTATCCGAACGTCTTGCCGCGGCGATAA
- the secD gene encoding protein translocase subunit SecD: MNWKTLKTPFKAVVILAVVAFAVVSSFPIQQKIRLGLDLVGGSRLILQLYPTAEVPQITSQIQDQTIQVIDRRINELGVSEPTISKFGGNRILVELPGLNQNQTAEAENLLKTAAVLEFKIVPPAIAQEAQQDLDLLKQPNITPQQRAQAEKFVAQTAYALSGPVVYSGKDLKGAQSGYQQQGGSAIVLFQTRDAARFGRLTTNNVNKPLGIFLDHRFVSAPNINSPIFGSGEIEGNFTQQDTITLANELNAGALPATIRIISNESIGATLGKIDLVKSLWASMLGLGLVLIFMIVAYRLPGFLADLALAIYVLVMVAIFAVSGSTLTLPSIAGFVLSIGMAVDANVLIFERIKEELWNGKSLRAAVRVGFRRAFTAVFDSHFTTIVGAGVLYMLGTGTVKGFAFALFWGTVVSLVTAVFVTRFFVDVLVDNDVATAPPLWGVRKDEVGIFSKGAVEGA, translated from the coding sequence ATGAACTGGAAGACGCTCAAGACTCCCTTCAAAGCGGTGGTCATTCTCGCGGTTGTGGCCTTCGCCGTCGTTTCGTCGTTCCCGATCCAGCAGAAGATTCGCCTCGGCCTCGATCTCGTCGGGGGCTCGCGCTTGATCCTGCAGCTCTACCCGACGGCGGAGGTGCCCCAGATCACCTCGCAGATCCAAGATCAGACGATCCAGGTCATCGACCGACGCATCAACGAGCTCGGCGTCTCGGAGCCGACGATCTCGAAGTTCGGCGGCAACCGCATCTTGGTCGAGCTTCCCGGTCTCAATCAGAACCAGACGGCGGAGGCCGAGAACCTCTTGAAGACCGCTGCGGTGCTCGAGTTCAAGATCGTCCCGCCGGCGATCGCACAAGAGGCGCAGCAGGACCTCGATCTGCTCAAGCAGCCGAATATCACGCCGCAGCAGCGGGCGCAGGCGGAGAAGTTCGTCGCGCAGACGGCGTACGCGCTCTCCGGCCCCGTCGTCTATTCGGGCAAAGACCTCAAAGGCGCGCAGTCGGGATACCAGCAGCAGGGCGGCTCGGCGATCGTGCTCTTCCAAACGCGCGATGCGGCGCGGTTCGGACGGCTGACGACGAACAACGTCAACAAGCCCCTCGGCATCTTTCTCGACCACCGCTTCGTCTCGGCGCCGAACATCAACAGCCCGATCTTCGGCAGCGGTGAGATCGAAGGAAACTTCACGCAGCAAGACACGATCACGCTCGCAAACGAGCTGAACGCGGGTGCGCTGCCCGCGACCATACGCATCATCTCCAACGAGAGCATCGGCGCGACGCTCGGCAAGATCGACCTCGTCAAGTCGCTGTGGGCCTCCATGCTCGGCCTCGGGCTCGTCTTGATCTTCATGATCGTCGCCTACCGCCTTCCGGGATTTCTCGCCGATCTCGCGCTTGCGATCTACGTGCTCGTCATGGTTGCGATCTTCGCGGTGTCGGGCTCCACGCTGACCCTTCCGAGCATCGCCGGCTTCGTGCTCTCGATCGGCATGGCCGTGGATGCGAACGTCCTGATCTTCGAGCGCATCAAAGAGGAGCTGTGGAACGGCAAGTCGCTGCGCGCCGCGGTGCGCGTCGGCTTCCGGCGCGCCTTCACGGCGGTCTTCGACAGCCATTTCACGACGATCGTCGGCGCCGGCGTACTCTACATGCTCGGGACCGGAACCGTCAAAGGCTTCGCGTTCGCTCTCTTCTGGGGCACCGTCGTCTCGCTCGTGACCGCGGTCTTCGTGACGCGTTTCTTCGTCGACGTGCTGGTCGACAACGACGTCGCGACCGCGCCGCCGCTCTGGGGCGTACGCAAAGACGAGGTCGGCATCTTCTCCAAGGGCGCGGTCGAGGGGGCGTAA
- a CDS encoding zinc-dependent metalloprotease, giving the protein MMQQRFLFALSCAFFAAFGAPVLAATATPHPPTAYDAFVTGATVQSGLISIVTKAGNVYLALSKSQLGADFIETSVPASGLGGFGPAPGEPYVAPARILHFDRVGNDVVLRWPNTYARVDPSSPQALGTSESLPSSIIAVEPIVAEDAATGTVVISAVPFLSDVGDFQAQFDAAIASPLHGYHLDPTRTLFTGSKAFPQNDVLRVSQTWASLDPDKIDNAPDARSIEVRMSYNIIAAPHDNYRPRIADSRVGYFVQPLIDFASDAHMTRNLYYISRWNFAPAHPGTPSNATNPIVFYLSNDIPTQYRATVRDALLTWNGAFRRVGILNAIQVHQQPVDPNWDPDDIRHNIVRWIDTSRPEYGAEALIVTDPRTGEELNVGINVDAIEGMAARLYRYVVAPARGLADNAAAERQFTLQWLRATVLHESGHDMGLQHNFIGSMAYTAHDLQSQAFTQRYGVATSVMEYAPVNLWPRGTPQGQYAQTVLGPYDYHAIQYGYEYVPAASTPEQELPALRRVASMWSNPTYRFASDEDVAFANGHAIDPRVQQEDLTDHPLQWCSVQETMMHRIMNDIDRRFPARGESYADALRAFMIPLTTYLRCAMIPVHTIGGEYLSRAHAGDPHSAPPLTAVSRWQEERAWHALGSGLFSDQAWAFSPSVLDRLTYSEVSSFTNATWAYVPAPRHDVAVSQIAAAAQDAVLNELFAPLTLARIDDLSLKYRAGSTMSLADLFDWARASIFGDLATGAVVRDGVVRRGLQVRYAKRLAALWTSPAPGTPSDAQALARLQLVYLEQDAGSGLQHRNLNELTQAHLQALAAIAHQALQARATIAPPPAPALSP; this is encoded by the coding sequence ATGATGCAGCAGCGTTTTCTCTTCGCTTTGTCGTGCGCGTTTTTTGCAGCGTTCGGCGCTCCGGTTCTTGCAGCGACGGCGACGCCGCACCCGCCCACCGCGTACGACGCGTTCGTCACGGGTGCGACGGTGCAGTCCGGGCTCATCTCGATCGTCACGAAAGCAGGAAACGTCTATCTCGCGCTCTCGAAGTCTCAGCTCGGAGCCGACTTCATCGAGACGTCGGTTCCTGCGAGCGGCCTCGGCGGCTTCGGGCCGGCGCCGGGCGAGCCGTACGTCGCGCCGGCGCGCATTCTGCACTTCGATCGCGTCGGCAACGACGTCGTTCTTCGCTGGCCGAACACCTACGCGCGGGTCGACCCGTCGAGCCCCCAGGCACTCGGCACCAGCGAGTCGCTTCCGAGCTCCATAATCGCGGTCGAGCCGATCGTCGCCGAAGACGCGGCAACGGGTACCGTCGTGATCTCCGCCGTCCCGTTTCTCTCGGACGTCGGAGACTTTCAAGCGCAGTTCGATGCCGCGATCGCGAGCCCGCTGCACGGATACCACCTCGACCCGACGCGCACGCTCTTTACCGGGAGCAAAGCATTTCCGCAGAACGACGTGCTGCGCGTCAGCCAGACGTGGGCGAGCTTGGATCCGGACAAGATCGACAACGCTCCCGACGCGCGCAGCATCGAAGTGCGGATGTCGTACAACATCATCGCCGCTCCGCACGACAACTACAGACCGCGAATCGCGGACTCGCGCGTCGGCTACTTCGTCCAGCCGCTGATCGATTTTGCGAGCGACGCGCACATGACGCGCAACCTCTACTACATCTCGCGCTGGAACTTCGCTCCCGCGCATCCGGGAACGCCGTCGAACGCGACCAACCCCATCGTCTTCTATTTGAGCAACGACATCCCGACGCAGTATCGCGCAACCGTGCGCGACGCATTGCTCACCTGGAACGGCGCATTCCGGCGCGTCGGAATCCTCAACGCGATCCAAGTGCACCAGCAGCCGGTCGATCCGAACTGGGATCCCGACGACATCCGGCACAACATCGTTCGTTGGATCGATACGTCTCGGCCGGAATACGGCGCGGAGGCGCTGATCGTCACCGATCCGAGGACGGGCGAGGAGCTCAACGTCGGCATCAACGTCGACGCGATCGAAGGCATGGCGGCCCGGCTCTATCGCTACGTCGTCGCTCCCGCACGCGGGCTGGCAGACAACGCGGCCGCCGAGCGGCAGTTTACGCTCCAGTGGCTGCGCGCAACCGTGCTGCACGAGTCCGGGCACGACATGGGCTTGCAGCATAACTTCATCGGCTCGATGGCGTACACGGCGCACGATCTGCAGAGCCAGGCCTTCACGCAGCGGTACGGCGTTGCCACCTCCGTCATGGAGTATGCGCCGGTCAACCTGTGGCCGCGCGGAACGCCGCAGGGCCAGTACGCGCAGACCGTGCTCGGGCCCTACGACTACCACGCGATCCAGTACGGCTACGAGTACGTGCCCGCAGCCTCCACGCCCGAGCAGGAACTGCCGGCGCTGCGCCGCGTGGCGTCGATGTGGAGCAACCCGACGTATCGCTTCGCCTCCGACGAGGACGTCGCGTTCGCGAACGGCCACGCAATCGATCCGCGCGTGCAGCAGGAAGATCTGACGGATCACCCGCTGCAGTGGTGCTCCGTTCAGGAGACGATGATGCACCGGATCATGAACGACATCGATCGGCGATTCCCGGCGCGCGGCGAATCGTATGCGGATGCGCTGCGTGCGTTCATGATACCGCTGACGACGTACTTACGCTGCGCGATGATTCCCGTGCATACGATCGGCGGTGAATACCTGTCGCGCGCGCACGCCGGCGACCCGCACTCCGCGCCGCCGCTGACGGCGGTCTCGCGTTGGCAAGAGGAGCGTGCCTGGCATGCGCTCGGCAGCGGTCTCTTCTCGGACCAGGCATGGGCCTTCAGCCCGAGCGTGCTGGACCGCCTCACGTATTCGGAGGTCAGCTCGTTCACCAACGCCACCTGGGCATACGTGCCCGCGCCGCGACACGACGTGGCCGTTTCGCAGATTGCCGCCGCCGCGCAGGACGCCGTGCTGAACGAGCTCTTTGCGCCGTTGACGCTTGCGCGGATCGACGACCTCTCGCTGAAGTATCGGGCGGGCTCCACGATGAGCCTCGCCGATCTCTTCGACTGGGCGCGCGCGAGCATCTTCGGCGATCTGGCGACGGGAGCGGTCGTGCGTGACGGCGTCGTGCGGCGCGGCCTCCAGGTCCGCTATGCAAAGCGCCTCGCGGCGCTGTGGACGTCGCCGGCGCCCGGAACGCCGTCGGACGCGCAAGCGCTGGCGCGGCTTCAGCTCGTCTACTTGGAGCAAGACGCGGGCAGCGGCCTCCAGCATCGTAATTTGAACGAGCTGACGCAAGCGCACCTGCAAGCGCTCGCCGCCATCGCGCACCAAGCGCTGCAGGCGCGCGCGACGATCGCGCCGCCGCCGGCCCCGGCGCTCTCGCCCTAG
- the secF gene encoding protein translocase subunit SecF: MFFRRLNWNIVGWFKIVSAISYIVIALGFGAMIYHGFEGGQGFQPSHMLQLGLSFTGGTDVDARFTRPVTIPQVQRAIAPLHLLAPQITTAGATGTEIVIDTQTALANNAEAIWRALGTVAPVNRSASSITSVGPTLGAEYLRDAILALVIALSIQFLYIAFRFGWNYIFGLVTVIALARDAAMMIGIYALAGRRADDAFLAAVLTVIGYSVMDTIVILDRIRENTKLMHNRPYDYIVNESIKQTMTRSVNTLATVVITLVALLALGGASLKNFAFALLVGICSGGYHSIFYSAPLVLTFRKRQLERAARLRAAARVPERAAVTARDAGAAQRGGRAREDIVAARRERRAKEKAARGSAQAQAARYRRKRAESATAVAEEFDPLDAQNAGLHEEALEQGHEEIRLNLEGFEPESAPVEIDRHENDENKEE, from the coding sequence ATGTTCTTCCGCCGGCTCAACTGGAACATCGTCGGGTGGTTCAAGATCGTCTCGGCGATCTCGTACATCGTGATCGCGCTCGGTTTCGGCGCGATGATCTATCACGGTTTCGAAGGCGGTCAAGGGTTCCAGCCGTCGCACATGCTGCAGCTGGGCCTTTCCTTCACGGGCGGAACCGACGTCGACGCGCGCTTCACGCGTCCGGTCACGATTCCGCAGGTGCAGCGCGCGATCGCGCCCCTCCACCTCCTTGCGCCGCAGATCACGACCGCGGGGGCGACGGGCACGGAGATCGTGATCGACACCCAGACGGCGCTTGCGAACAACGCCGAGGCGATCTGGAGAGCGCTCGGCACGGTGGCACCGGTCAATCGCAGCGCGTCGTCGATCACGTCGGTCGGGCCGACGCTCGGCGCGGAGTACTTACGCGACGCGATCTTGGCGCTCGTCATCGCGCTCTCGATCCAGTTCCTTTACATCGCGTTTCGCTTTGGGTGGAACTACATCTTCGGCCTCGTCACGGTCATCGCGCTCGCGCGCGATGCGGCGATGATGATCGGCATCTACGCGCTCGCCGGCCGCCGCGCCGACGACGCGTTCCTCGCGGCGGTGCTGACGGTCATCGGCTACTCGGTCATGGATACGATCGTGATTCTCGATCGAATTCGTGAGAACACGAAGCTGATGCACAACAGGCCGTACGACTACATCGTCAATGAGTCCATCAAGCAGACGATGACGCGCTCGGTGAACACGCTTGCGACCGTTGTCATCACGCTCGTCGCGCTGCTCGCGCTGGGCGGCGCGAGCTTGAAGAACTTCGCCTTTGCATTGCTCGTGGGCATCTGCTCGGGCGGCTACCATTCGATTTTCTATTCGGCACCACTCGTCCTGACGTTCCGTAAGCGGCAGCTCGAGCGCGCGGCACGGCTTCGCGCGGCAGCGCGCGTGCCCGAACGTGCGGCCGTAACCGCACGCGACGCGGGCGCAGCGCAGCGCGGCGGTCGCGCACGCGAGGATATCGTCGCCGCGCGCAGGGAGCGCCGCGCGAAGGAGAAGGCGGCGCGAGGCTCCGCGCAGGCGCAAGCCGCGCGCTACCGCCGCAAGCGGGCCGAGTCCGCGACCGCGGTCGCCGAAGAGTTCGATCCGCTCGACGCGCAGAACGCGGGGCTTCACGAGGAGGCACTCGAGCAAGGGCACGAAGAGATTCGCCTGAATCTCGAAGGCTTCGAGCCGGAGTCCGCACCGGTCGAGATCGATCGCCACGAGAACGACGAGAACAAGGAAGAGTAG